The proteins below come from a single Papaver somniferum cultivar HN1 chromosome 11, ASM357369v1, whole genome shotgun sequence genomic window:
- the LOC113322286 gene encoding vitellogenin-2-like, whose protein sequence is MSSNGSSSRRVNFSPDINDKQNISLKSNYRVAGGNRRRAAAGISGFRVPKSSLSSSSSSQAGFSPMNFLCRLSNKVVRALRMVSLRRRRTSPKVSSSYPPSSSSSSSTNHHYNNLARSRSYVNHHHVDSHQSEAIEDCIQFINSSSSFQRSNSVSAC, encoded by the coding sequence ATGTCAAGCAATGGTTCTAGTTCTAGGAGAGTGAATTTCAGTCCAGACATCAATGACAAACAAAACATATCCCTGAAATCGAATTACAGAGTAGCCGGTGGTAACAGAAGAAGAGCTGCTGCCGGAATCAGTGGTTTCCGCGTACCGAAAAGCTCGTTATCATCGTCGTCGTCGTCTCAGGCTGGATTCTCACCGATGAATTTCTTGTGCCGTTTGAGTAACAAGGTAGTAAGAGCTCTGAGGATGGTTTCGTTAAGGAGACGAAGAACATCACCTAAAGTCTCGTCTTCgtatcctccttcttcttcttcgtcttctagtACTAATCATCATTATAACAATTTGGCAAGGTCGAGATCGTATGTGAATCACCACCACGTTGATTCTCATCAGTCTGAAGCTATTGAAGATTGTATCCAGTttatcaattcttcttcttcttttcagcgGTCAAATTCTGTTTCTGCATGCTAA
- the LOC113322048 gene encoding 26S proteasome non-ATPase regulatory subunit 7 homolog A-like, translating to MVPYCYVPNPVLVIIDVQPKELGIPTKAYYDIEEVKENATQKSQKVFVHVQSEIAAHEVEEIGVEHLLRDVKDTTINTLATEVTGKLAALKGLDARLREIRGYLDLVIEGKLPLNHEILYHLQDVFNLLPNLNVAELIKAFAVKTNDMMLVIYLSSLIRSVIALHNLINNKMLNKEHEKAEDAGPAAIPAVAGS from the exons ATGGTGCCATATTG TTATGTCCCAAATCCTGTTCTGGTAATCATTGATGTGCAACCTAAAGAATTGGGAATTCCAACTAAAGCCTACTATGATATTGAAGAAGTCAAAGAG AATGCCACACAGAAAAGCCAGAAGGTTTTTGTACACGTGCAATCAGAAATTGCTGCTCATGAAGTTGAGGAAATCG GAGTGGAGCACTTGCTCAGGGATGTAAAGGATACTACCATTAACACCCTTGCAACAGAG GTGACGGGCAAACTTGCAGCTTTAAAGGGGCTAGATGCACGTCTCCGCGAGATTCGTGGTTATCTTGATCTTGTAATTGAGGGAAAACTCCCTTTGAATCATGAAATTCTGTACCATTTGCAG GATGTGTTCAATCTTCTTCCTAATCTCAATGTGGCCGAGCTAATCAAGGCTTTTGCAG TTAAAACAAACGACATGATGTTGGTGATTTATCTGTCTTCTCTCATCAGAAGTGTAATTGCTTTACATAATCTGATAAACAACAAG ATGCTAAACAAAGAACACGAGAAAGCTGAAGATGCTGGTCCAGCAGCTATCCCAGCTGTAGCAGGGAGCTAA
- the LOC113322047 gene encoding putative tRNA (cytidine(32)/guanosine(34)-2'-O)-methyltransferase yields MGKASRDKRDIYYRKAKEEGWRARSAFKLLQIDEEFNLFQGVKRVVDLCAAPGSWSQVLSRKLYLPAKLSPDKRDGDLPLIVAIDLQPMAPIDGVIQVQGDITNARTAEVVIRHFDGCKADLVVCDGAPDVTGLHDMDEFVQSQLILAGLTIVAHILREGGKFIAKIFRGKDTSLLYCQLKLFFSVVTFAKPKSSRNSSIEAFAVCENYSPPEGFNPNDLHRLLEKVGTPSGEDDLDCNSGWLEGPNKVYIPFLACGDLSGFDSDRSYPLPTVADGTTYKSLDPVQPPIAPPYKRALEMRKASSHGIREVDNI; encoded by the exons ATGGGAAAAGCTTCTAGAGATAAGAGG gaTATCTACTATCGAAAAGCTAAAGAAGAAGGTTGGAGAGCTCGAAGCGCTTTCAAGCTTCTTCAGATTGATGAAGAATTCAATCTGTTTCAag GAGTAAAGCGGGTAGTAGACCTTTGTGCAGCGCCTGGAAGCTGGAGTCAG GTGCTTAGCCGAAAGTTGTATCTTCCTGCCAAGCTCTCACCAGATAAAAG GGATGGTGATCTTCCTCTTATTGTTGCTATTGATTTGCAGCCCATGGCTCCAATTGATGGTGTTATTCAAGTGCAGGGTGATATCACAAATGCGAGAACAGCTGAAGTG GTCATCAGACATTTTGATGGATGCAAGGCTGATTTAGTTGTCTGTGACGGTGCTCCTGATG TTACTGGACTTCATGATATGGATGAATTTGTGCAGTCACAGCTGATATTAGCG GGTTTAACCATTGTTGCTCATATACTTAGAGAGGGTGGAAAGTTCATTGCAAAAATATTTCGTGGCAAAGATACTAGTCTTCTCTACTGCCAG CTGAAACTGTTTTTCTCAGTCGTGACTTTTGCAAAACCGAAAAGCAGCCGCAATTCCAGTATAG AGGCATTCGCAGTTTGTGAAAACTATTCACCTCCGGAAGGATTTAATCCAAATGATTTACACCGCCTTCTGGAAAAGGTGGGCACTCCCTCTGGAGAGGATGACCTAG ATTGCAATAGTGGTTGGTTGGAAGGGCCAAATAAGGTTTACATCCCATTTTTAGCTTGTGGGGACCTTAGTGGATTTGATTCAGATCGTTCGTACCCTCTCCCAACTGTTGCAGATGGAACTACCTACAAGAGCTTGGATCCAGTACAGCCCCCTATAGCCCCACCCTACAAAAGAGCACTTGAAATGAGGAAAGCCTCCAGCCATGGAATCCGAGAGGTCGATAACATTTGA